AAGGGCCGGGTTTCCCCTGGTGCTGAAGCCCCCGGCAGGCATGGGCGCCAAGGCCACCTTCCGCGTCACCTCGGCCGACGAGCTCCGCGCGGCCCTCTCGGGGATGCGCGTGTCGAAGGAGTCGCCCGTGCTCGCCGAGGAGTTCCTTCGCGGCCGCGAGTTCTCGTTCGAGACCGTGACGATCGCGGGAAAGCCGCGCGTGTGGTCGGTGTCGCACTACCTCCCGAGCTGCCTCGAGGTGCTCGAGAACCCGTGGATCCAGTGGACGTGCCTCTTGCCCCGCGACGTGTCGGGCCCCGAGTACGAGCCGGCACGAAAGATGGGCTTCGCGGCGATCGAGGCCCTCGGGCTCGAGAGCGGCATGACCCACATGGAGTGGTTCCAAAGGCCCGACGGCTCGCTCGCGATCGGCGAGATCGCGCAGCGTCCACCGGGGGCGAACATCTCGCTCATGACGGGCCTCGCGCACGGCATCGACCCGTACCGCGCCTGGGCCCGCGCCGTCGTCGACGACGAGCTCGACGCCCCGTGGGACCGAAAGTTCGCCGTGGGGTGCGCGTTCCTCCGCGGCATGGGGCGCGGGCGCGTCGTGGGAGTGACCGGCGTCGCCAAGGCGAACGAGCTCGTCGGCAAGATCGTCGTCGAGTCGAAGCTCCCGAGCATGGGCGCACCCAAGAGCGACGGCTACGAGGGCGACGGGTACATCGTCGTCCGCGACCCGAGCACCGACGTCGTCAAACGCGCGCTCAAGATCCTCGTCGAGACCGTGCGCGTGCACTACGCCTGAGCACTACGCCAAAATACCGAACGAAGTCGGAACCTTACAGCGCGCCGTGTGGCGCCACTTTGCGGTACACGGCCTCGTAGCCGCCGACGCGCTCGTCCCACCCGAAGCGGAGCGCCATGCCCCGGCGGCGGAGCGTCTGCATCGCCACACGATCCGCGCCGTGCCCGGAGCCCCACGCGGCGAGGGCACGCCCCAACGCGAACGCGAGGCCCGCGTCGTCGAAGTGATCGAACACGAACCCGGTGCCGCGGTGGCTGCCCGGCTCGTGGTGCGAGACGGTGTCGGCGAGGCCGCCGGTCTTGTGCACGATCGGCGGCGTGCCGTAGCGGAGCGAGTACATCTGGTTCAGGCCACACGGCTCGTAGCGCGAGGGCATCAAGAAGAAGTCGGAGCCGGCCTCGACGAGGTGCGCGAGGGGCTCGCTGAAGCCCGCGCGGTGCACGACCTGCTTCGGGTACTTTCGCCCGAGCTCCGAGAAGAACGACTCGTACTTGGGCTCGCCCGTGCCGAGCACGAGGAGCTGCGCGCGGCCGCGATCGAGCAGACGAGGCAGCACGCCGAAGCACAAATCGAAGCCTTTTTGCCACACGAGGCGCGACACGATGCCGAAGACGGGCACGTGCTCGGCGTAGGGCAGCCG
The DNA window shown above is from Myxococcales bacterium and carries:
- a CDS encoding ATP-grasp domain-containing protein, with the protein product MPRNVVFVAPFPAETTMRFVRAVRKLEGVRLLGVVHTPPSGEDAGIYDDVVRVTDPLATADIVEGTQVLASRHGAPDRIVGILESLMVQLAEARVHFKVPGARPKTAELFRDKSRMKDALRAAGLPVAKHALLTNEAEGLAFAQRAGFPLVLKPPAGMGAKATFRVTSADELRAALSGMRVSKESPVLAEEFLRGREFSFETVTIAGKPRVWSVSHYLPSCLEVLENPWIQWTCLLPRDVSGPEYEPARKMGFAAIEALGLESGMTHMEWFQRPDGSLAIGEIAQRPPGANISLMTGLAHGIDPYRAWARAVVDDELDAPWDRKFAVGCAFLRGMGRGRVVGVTGVAKANELVGKIVVESKLPSMGAPKSDGYEGDGYIVVRDPSTDVVKRALKILVETVRVHYA